The region AAAGATTTCTCCAGAACCTCAACTGCAGCAAAGAAGGGCAGTGGGTAAGATAATAGCGCCTTAGCGACGAGGAAGATGTTCACCACAGCCCGGATGGTTGACGGCAGGTTATCCGTGATGACCTCTTTGGTCGCGTCTGCCCACGTCAAGTAGGCCACCAGGGCGAAGAGGCCCTTGAGGACGCATGCAGAGATGTGGCTCCAGTCCATCATGCAGTGGAACTCGCTGGGCTTCTGCATGTTCCCCTCCAGGGAGGGCAGGAAGATCTGGGAGGTGTAGCTGAACACGATGATGCCAATGGATATGGGGAACTTCTTTACATCGATGTAAAACTTTACCTTCTCCCAGGCCCACTCGCGCGCCCTGGAGAGGCAGTAGGCAATCACCAGGATGTTGATGACGAAGTGAGCCACGGTGCAGAGGAAGCTGAACTTGGACACGGCCTTGAGGCTCTTCAGGAAAGCGCACGGCAGGAGCGCGGCCGTGGCCACCACAGACCAGGCTTTCTGAGAGACAGGGAACCCCGGGAAGCTGTTGTACATCAGGTTGCCGCTGACCACAACGTAAAGGATACAGGTCATGACCAGCTCGATGATCTGAGCCACGTTCACCACGTGCCCGCCCAGTGCGGGGAAACGGGGCGCGCAGCAGGCATTGGCGATGTCCACATAGGACTCCCTCACGCGCACTTTTATGCCGTCCTCGTTCTCCTCGTACAGACACGCGATGAGGATCTTTCCGGTGTAGCAGCACACCACAGCCGCGAAGATAATGAGGAAGAGACCGAGGTAGCCGCCGTGGAGGATGGCGTACGGCAGGCCGAGGACGAACATGCCCTGCGGACAGAGAAGCGCAGCTGAGTGGTAATGGACGAGGCCCACATCGCAGTGACAGGTCGAGCCAGTCCAGGCGTGCAATGACTGGCTCGCACGGCCCACAGCttacataataacaataacaaaaaaaatgatatttttgcacattaaaatgacaatacaATGCAGAAATGTGAGATTTACCACAGCTGACTAATTTCAAATGTCTAGCTACATCAcacaattattttctcattcgCCTCGCCCTTGAAAATCAGGCCTTTTCTCATTTACGGAATCTAAGGTTATTAAAAATAGCTAGATATAGCTAGAATAAATAAATTCctaattattttgttaaaaactTGTATTTGATGGAGACGATGATAAACACGTGGGTCCGTTCAGCCTCGTGGCTATCTCAGTGAAACAGGCCCTGCCTGCAGCTCCACTGATAAAAAGATTTGAATAAATTCCCAAAGCCACCGCTGCAGTCAATTCACACTCAAACCATCAATAAAACCCTTTAATTGAGcctgttttttatatatagtaaaatgtagaatttttaaataaatttaaagGCTAAATATAATTATGATTCAACTATGCTGAGCATATTAATTCATTATAATCCTGGATTGCGTAAAATTGTGCGCATCCCCTTCTCCTTGCATAGGCCTAAATTCTAAAATATGTCTGATCTTCAAGGTGACTCTGGGCTCCTTTGCAGGCCTGCTGcatgcacaaatgcacacatgcacggATTTACCTGGATGGCGTTGGTGACGTTCCAGCCAGCTTCCCATGTGGTGATTTTGGGTTTGTCCTCATCCAGGGAGCCTCCTGTCTTCAGGGACGAGGGCCTCGGGCCGGTGCCATCCCTCTGATAGTGGCTGTCTCCGTCCAGATCCCCCTCTCCCTCCATGTCTCCCCCTTCCTCGTCTCCCTGAAGGACATCCATCTGCATCCCTTGCCTGTAGTCATAATCCAAGTCGTCGCACTCGGCGAAACCCAAACCCTCTTCGTCCGTGGCGGCCTGGAAGCCGAGCCGGGCGAACACCCCGCTGACCTTGGCCTGAGATTTGTTGGACACCTCGTGGGCCGCATTGGTCAGCTTGTTGCTCAGCTTGTGTCGAATTAGGTGAGCCATCTTCTTTACCCGAGTTAAAAGATACTATTCAATGGAAGAAATGTTATTGCCGAGTAAAAAGCAGAGATGAAGATGCATGCAGGGTGATttatcagcttttaaaaaaaaatgctactgTAAAGTCATGCCTGTTGCCTCTTGATGTCGTCGTGAAGTCACGGCTGCCTAACCGTTTCTCCCAAACCGTTACAATCCTCAGCCGCTTTTCTTGGAACGCTCATCCATATTACTCCCTGAAAATCACTCCGTCAGCAACGAAAAACTCCCCAAAATAAAGACTAGGAAGAAAATATGTcctcatttgttgttttaaaaaaaagtcaatttagcattttattttccCAAAGCAGTTTTGTCGGTTGGTGTTGAGAGCTCGAGCGCAGGAATCTCTGACCGCATCataagaggagagggagagagaggcgcgtgcatgagagagagagagagagagagagagagagagagagagagagagagagagagagagagagagagagagagagagagagagagagagagagagagagagagcacgaATATCATATGCATCTCCAGGCCATACTGTGAATATATCATTAATATATATCATTcttaatgttaaaatacatattactgttattgtttaaaatcaaaacatttggaCAAATTGTACTTGTTTTTGAAACCTTCGTGCCAATAAAGTCAACGGGGGGCTGGGGGCAGCAGAGTGACATCAGCATGCACGAGAAAGAGacagggaaagagaaaggaacGTGCACAAGAGTGAGAGCGAGAGGAGCGTGCACATGTCCGCAGTGCCAGTGTAACGGCAcgcacacagcacacagcacacagaggTTGACCCTCTCTACGGGATTTTATTTAACAGCAGAGTGATCACGCGGATAAAACTGTCATTTagaggcagcagcagtgtaacagacattaaaatgcatgaatgaaGAGAATAAACATTTCACCTGCTTGCTGGCAACAGGTCGACAGGCACTGCCGTCAACAAACAACAGGCTTCATGCCTGtatgatgataaataaacatttaattggGCCGTCTGCGTCAacaaattcaaatgtattaaatgaacaaatatatattttaaatgattggTGTTTGCAGCATCTACAACATGTcttatataaattaaacatatgGTGTAGGATTTTGGCCCAAgaattatcctttttttttcttttgttagaAAACATTTCCGTCTCACCGGCTCGCCTCTAATTTAACGCGCAGTCAGTcttaaatgtgtgaaatgaagcACAAACTGCAGCCTGTGGATGAGACGCACACCTCACAGCCGCGTACACACATACGCGCAGGCGCAGCTCACGGTAGTTTTCTGTAAAGACTGAAGGCCTCATTTTCCACGGGAAGTCtaacatatttatttagaaatgaaATAGTGCTTCTACATAAGCCCACATGTTTGCCGATATATTTTAAAGCATTATCCAATAATTGTTTCCTTACACATTTcgataataaaaaacagaatcaTCAAtacaagttaaaataaattcatgtaTTTCTATACAATACTCCtcacattaaaacatgcatattAAGGCTGCACCATTTCCTCAGTATTGCATTCGTTTGAATTGCTCATGCATGCAGCTGCAGATTTTAAATTTCCTGCTCATTTAACAGCTGGATTAACAGATGAGCATTTTTAACAGGCTGTAGGAGGATGCAACTCGTTGCTGATATGATGCACATAGTGCAGATGGCCTGCagcagcaccatggacagctccttacacacagaaagaaaagaaaaaggatcgGACTCCTcaggtctttttaaaaataataattttcattttcatttaggTCTTAAGAAAAAAAGGTCCTTCCATTTAACACACCATCTATTATCTGAATTAATTATTGTCTTTTAGTGGGTAAATGGATTGAATATCTTCACAGAGGGAAGAAATCTGAGGGTGAGAGTTATTTCTTCTCCACTTCAGCTCTAATCTTCGGGAATACGAAGCACCTCGCCTCTGCCTCCGTAATCTGCTGTGACACGGCTGAGCAAAAGTGTCATCAAATTTTTGCATCCCTCTTGCAGAAATGTAGCTCACTGTGGCAGCAGGGCTGAAAAGGCATTTCTGTCACACTCTCACATTTATGGgctttgaagaaaaaaatctgctaaTTAAAAACGCTAGTAAAATAAACGAATTATACTCTTTTTTCCCATAgcattttacattaaaactgTCGTGGATCGGGCAAAAGAAATGATTGAGATATGCAAGATAATATTTGACTAACAGCAGCATTGTAAGACAAAAAAACGGAACACGGATGAGAGGTCTAAATTTAGACACCAGCCAGAGGACAGAGAAAGTTGTGCATATTTTCATGCTTGGCTTGGGCTGCTTTgccagctgctgtttgtgttcaggCCAACACAGTGTTTGTTAGAGAGTGTGTGTCATCCATGTCTGGGGGTATGTGCccgtgtgcgtgtgtatgtgtttacgGTGAGGAAACAGGGAGAGTCCTTGAGGCATCTCTTCCTCCCCCATCACATGCACAAACCGCGGGCGCTGGGACAGAGGATCGGCTGCAAATGTCACACgcacaaaaaaacccaagaaCGCAAAAATACACGCAGCCTCATCCCAAAATCTGCAAGCCTGATTCCACATCTGAGtaagaaatgaggaaaaaaagacaagcagaatcaaaaaagaaaaagaaaatgttgtagaaaaagtgaaatatacCTATTTAAAATATAGCGAAATAGATCAAATTCAGTTCAATATGATATATGTATTTCTGAGCTACTTCCTCATGACAAAATGAATTTCCAGTCTGCCTTTTTTCTCTGAAAGGGCTTTAAGATTGGTTGCTGGGGCGACCAATTTAGCTTCTAAGGCTACAAAGAGAAGGATTAATTCAggctggatgtgtgtgtgtgtgtgtgtgtgtgtgtgtgtgtgtgtgtgtgtgtgtgtgtgtgtgtgtgtgt is a window of Scomber scombrus chromosome 10, fScoSco1.1, whole genome shotgun sequence DNA encoding:
- the LOC133988201 gene encoding vesicular inhibitory amino acid transporter-like encodes the protein MAHLIRHKLSNKLTNAAHEVSNKSQAKVSGVFARLGFQAATDEEGLGFAECDDLDYDYRQGMQMDVLQGDEEGGDMEGEGDLDGDSHYQRDGTGPRPSSLKTGGSLDEDKPKITTWEAGWNVTNAIQGMFVLGLPYAILHGGYLGLFLIIFAAVVCCYTGKILIACLYEENEDGIKVRVRESYVDIANACCAPRFPALGGHVVNVAQIIELVMTCILYVVVSGNLMYNSFPGFPVSQKAWSVVATAALLPCAFLKSLKAVSKFSFLCTVAHFVINILVIAYCLSRAREWAWEKVKFYIDVKKFPISIGIIVFSYTSQIFLPSLEGNMQKPSEFHCMMDWSHISACVLKGLFALVAYLTWADATKEVITDNLPSTIRAVVNIFLVAKALLSYPLPFFAAVEVLEKSFFQDGGRAIFPDCYGPNGQLKSWGLGLRVILVVFTLLMAVFVPHFALLMGLTGSLTGAGLCFLLPSLFHLKLQWRNLLWHHVFFDVAIFVIGGICAISGFIHSVEGLIEAYTYDIHD